A genome region from Triticum aestivum cultivar Chinese Spring chromosome 2B, IWGSC CS RefSeq v2.1, whole genome shotgun sequence includes the following:
- the LOC123043151 gene encoding putative receptor-like protein kinase At4g00960: MDIKLVEIEAITNNFAEEQKVGSGGYGDVYRATHKGEEVAVKKLHQLQGLDDKQFDSEFRNLRNIRHQNVVRLIGYCHESRKKYMEHKGELIFAKEMERVLCFEYMHGGSLDKHITDESCELDWPTCYKIIKGTCEGLNHLHTSQGKPILHLDIKPANILLDKSMTPKIADLGLSKLVSSTLTHKTEIVKGTQGYMPPEYVDNGYISNKFDVFSFGVVIIKMMAGNVGYFRCAEMSHKEFIELVTKNWAKRLLTEPGYSSHETDMLGVTRCVEIALRCVDKDRNKRPCIKDVVHELEELEAEIKKMSLSSDQSKGLSLQRSCDTNILSVDPTLELRFVFEPRKETSCCLQMTNKTGGFIAFNILMNKNKYSVRPSQGTMPPCSRRYVVVTLSAQEAAPPYMRCDDMLLVQSTSITQDLGEINYQELFDVARADKVVDVVHLPIAYVTLEE; encoded by the exons ATGGATATTAAACTCGTGGAGATCGAAGCCATCACAAACAATTTTGCAGAGGAACAGAAAGTCGGCAGCGGTGGGTACGGAGATGTTTACAGG GCCACTCACAAAGGAGAGGAAGTTGCCGTGAAGAAGCTCCATCAACTGCAGGGACTCGATGATAAGCAATTCGACAGCGAGTTCCGTAACCTTCGTAATATACGCCACCAAAATGTTGTGCGGCTAATTGGCTACTGCCACGAGTCTCGCAAGAAATACATGGAGCACAAGGGGGAGCTCATCTTCGCCAAAGAGATGGAGCGCGTGCTCTGCTTCGAATATATGCACGGCGGAAGCCTCGATAAACATATTACAG ATGAATCTTGTGAGCTTGATTGGCCGACGTGTTACAAAATCATCAAAGGGACTTGTGAGGGCTTAAATCACCTTCACACCTCGCAGGGGAAGCCTATTTTACATCTAGACATAAAACCAGCCAACATATTGCTGGATAAGAGCATGACGCCTAAAATCGCGGATCTTGGTTTGTCCAAACTTGTTTCTTCGACATTAACACATAAAACAGAGATTGTCAAAGGGACACA AGGGTACATGCCACCAGAATATGTAGACAATGGCTACATATCGAACAAATTTGACGTGTTTAGTTTTGGCGTCGTAATTATAAAAATGATGGCCGGTAACGTGGGCTACTTCCGTTGTGCTGAAATGTCTCACAAAGAGTTTATTGAGCTG GTAACTAAAAACTGGGCGAAAAGGTTGCTGACAGAGCCTGGATATTCCTCGCACGAAACCGACATGCTAGGAGTCACTAGATGTGTTGAAATTGCATTAAGATGTGTGGACAAGGACCGAAACAAAAGGCCCTGTATTAAGGATGTTGTCCATGAGCTGGAGGAACTAGAAGCTGAGATCAAGAAAATGTCCCTATCTTCTGACCAGTCAAAAGGCCTAAGTCTGCAG AGAAGCTGTGACACCAACATTCTGTCGGTGGATCCGACCCTCGAGCTGCGGTTCGTCTTTGAGCCAAGGAAGGAGACGTCGTGCTGTCTGCAGATGACCAACAAGACGGGTGGCTTCATCGCATTCAACATATTGATGAACAAGAACAAGTATAGTGTGCGGCCAAGCCAAGGGACCATGCCACCGTGCTCCAGGCGTTATGTTGTCGTGACACTGTCAGCGCAAGAGGCGGCGCCGCCATACATGCGGTGTGACGACATGCTCCTAGTGCAGAGCACCAGCATCACCCAAGATCTTGGTGAGATCAATTATCAAGAATTGTTCGACGTGGCCAGGGCGGATAAGGTGGTTGATGTGGTGCATCTGCCAATCGCATATGTCACGTTAGAAGAGTAG